The genomic interval CTTGCACGCTTCATCATCAGTTCCGCTTTATTTAGTCCGTCTACATAGGATTGATGATGCTTGTCGTGATGCAGGCGCATAATTTCCTCGGAGATAGCAGGCTCTAAAGCATTATAAGGATAAGGAAGCGGCGGCAGTGTATGTTTCCCTATCGGAACAGATTGATCGATACGGCTTCTAGTATTTCTGTTCATTAAATCATTGATTTCCCGAAAAGCGAGGGTTACTTCCTTCTCCACCTTTGTCATCTCTTCCTTCGTGGCATCATCCTTTTGTAATTGATATGATAACTGAGACAATCTGTTAAGCTGCTCCAAAACATGTTGTTCTGTCAGACGATTTTTTTCTAAAAAACCTGTCATTTCCGTAACCCAAGCTTGTACCTCTTTCGCATAGTCCTGAATTTGTGACATCTCAATCGCTCCTTTTCTAATCAAATTCTCTCTCATTTGTAGATATGAAAAAAACAGTAACTTATGCAAAGATTTTTGAATGCCTCTAACTTCTCTTTTAGCTAGAGGCTTAAGCTGCACCTATACAACTTCGTACAAAAAAACAGCGAGGACTACGCTCCTCGCTGTTTTTTGCCTTATTTGGATTGCATCATTTTCGTTCGATAATCCGTTTCATAAAACTCTAATTCCTCACGCATCGCCTGAAATCCACTCTCTAACTCTTTTAAAATCGCTGGAATGGAATCAGGTACAGCTTCATGAAACTTAATCGAATTTCTTCCTGTGTAAGCAGCACGACTATCTTCATACCAACAATCAGATTTAGGGGAAAAATACTCTTCAATACATTGATGATAAATTTTATATAGTGTTTTTTCGGCTGCTGCTTTATTAAAGATTTCGTTATGAAGAATAATTTGACACACTTCTAAACCTTCTTCACAACCAACAAGCAATCTACGAAGAGTTGAAAGAATTCCTTTATAATAACTTTCTCCACCGCTTCGTTCTTCTTGAAGCTTAGAATACGTTATTTCATTTAAAAAATCTTCGAGCTTGGCTACCGTTGTTTCTAAAAAAATTTGTACATCTTTAAGCTGAGATTTTACAATAGTATTCCCCATTCGAGAACCCTCCCCAAATCGCTTCAGTATTTATTCATTTTTTCCATATTATCACAATTATATATAAAAAGGTTATTCAATTGTTTGCTGAAATTTTTCAAAAAATAAATCCGCTTCTTCATTTTCATAGCCTTCATCTATCGGGTCAGCGATTGGCGGTAATTCTTCTAAAGAATTTAAACCAAAATAATCTAAAAATTCCTTCGTTGTTCCATATAAATAGGCTCTGCCTGTTCCTTCTACTCGCCCAACCTCTTTAATCAGTACTTTCGAAACAAGTGTCTGAATGGGTCTCTCCGTCTTCACTCCGCGAATATCTTCAATCTCCGTTCTTGTAATGGGCTGCTTATAAGCGATGATGGCTAATGTTTCTAACGCTGCTTGTGATAAGCTATGTGAACTAGTAGATTCCACGAGCTTTTTTAAATACTCAGAATGCTCTTGTTTGGTAACGAACTGAAACACACTGGCCATTTCGACAAGCTGAATGCCTCGTTCTGTTTTTTCATAATCCTCTTTTAAACTTTCAATAAGATCCGTTGCTTGATACTCCGTGATTTCGAGGACAGAAGCCAGTTGTGCAATCGACAATCCAACGTCTCCTGAGGCAAAAAGCAAAGCTTCTACAATTCCCTTCCATTTACTACTCTCCAACTTACTCTACACCTTCCTTAGCTGTAATTACTATATCCGAAAAGTTGTCATCTTGTTTGACGACAATGTCATTTTGTTTCATCAATTCAAGCAAGGCAAGAAACGTAATGACAATATGTTCTTTCACAGGCTCTGAAAACAAATCATAAAAACGCTTGCTGCCCTTTATCGTTCTTAATTCAGATAAAATTTCAGCCATTCTTTTGTCAATAGAAAGCTCTTGTTTGGTTACTTTTGTGTATATAGGCTTTTGTAGCTTTTGTCTTCGAAGTAGCTTTTGCAGTGCCCCAAGCATGTCATAAAGACTAATATTTAAATCTTGCGGTCCACTTAATGCATCCTTTGCATACTGCGACAAGTCGCTTGGCGGCCTTGTAAACATTAAACTTCGCTCTTCTTCCAATGTTTTAAATTCAAGAGCAGCCTGTTTATACTTCTTATACTCTAACAGCTTTTCAACAAGTTCATCACGTGGATCAGCTTCAAATCCTTCATCCTCATCATCAAAAATAGGCTCTTCTTCGTGCTTTGGCAGCAGCATTTTGCTTTTAATCGCAAGAAGCGTAGCCGCCATTACTAAGTACTCACTAGCAATATCCAGTTCAAGATGCTGCATCGTATGAATGTAACCAAGATATTGATCCGTAATTTCAGCCATTGGAATATCATAAATATCTATTTCAAGGCGATT from Peribacillus asahii carries:
- a CDS encoding segregation/condensation protein A codes for the protein MSYNIKIDAFEGPMDLLLHLINRLEIDIYDIPMAEITDQYLGYIHTMQHLELDIASEYLVMAATLLAIKSKMLLPKHEEEPIFDDEDEGFEADPRDELVEKLLEYKKYKQAALEFKTLEEERSLMFTRPPSDLSQYAKDALSGPQDLNISLYDMLGALQKLLRRQKLQKPIYTKVTKQELSIDKRMAEILSELRTIKGSKRFYDLFSEPVKEHIVITFLALLELMKQNDIVVKQDDNFSDIVITAKEGVE
- a CDS encoding YpuI family protein, yielding MGNTIVKSQLKDVQIFLETTVAKLEDFLNEITYSKLQEERSGGESYYKGILSTLRRLLVGCEEGLEVCQIILHNEIFNKAAAEKTLYKIYHQCIEEYFSPKSDCWYEDSRAAYTGRNSIKFHEAVPDSIPAILKELESGFQAMREELEFYETDYRTKMMQSK
- the scpB gene encoding SMC-Scp complex subunit ScpB gives rise to the protein MESSKWKGIVEALLFASGDVGLSIAQLASVLEITEYQATDLIESLKEDYEKTERGIQLVEMASVFQFVTKQEHSEYLKKLVESTSSHSLSQAALETLAIIAYKQPITRTEIEDIRGVKTERPIQTLVSKVLIKEVGRVEGTGRAYLYGTTKEFLDYFGLNSLEELPPIADPIDEGYENEEADLFFEKFQQTIE